The following are encoded in a window of Prevotella melaninogenica genomic DNA:
- the gltX gene encoding glutamate--tRNA ligase, giving the protein MAERNVRVRFAPSPTGALHIGGVRTALYNYLFARQHGGKLIFRIEDTDSNRFVPGAEEYILDSFDWLGIKFDEGVSFGGEHGPYRQSERRDIYKKYVNQLLEAGKAYIAFDTPEELDAKRKEIENFQYDAHTRLQMRNSLTMSKEEVESLIEDGQQYVVRFKIEPGEEVHINDMIRGDVCIKTDILDDKVLFKSADELPTYHLANIVDDHLMEISHVIRGEEWLPSAPLHVLLYRAFGWEDSMPRFAHLPLLLKPEGKGKLSKRDGDRLGFPVFPLEWHDPKTGEVSSGYRESGYFPEAVVNFLALLGWNPGTEQELFSLEELVKAFDITKCSKSGAKFDYQKGMWFNHEYILRKSDDEIAQLFAPIVANNGVEATMEQVKQVVHMMKDRVSFVKELWELCSFFFIAPTSYDEKTVKKRWKEYSAQQMSELADVLEGIEDFSVEGQEPIVLKWVEDKGYKLGDIMNAFRLTLVGIGKGPGMFDISAFLGKEETLKRMHKAIEVLG; this is encoded by the coding sequence ATGGCAGAAAGAAATGTGAGAGTGCGTTTTGCTCCAAGTCCAACAGGTGCTTTGCATATTGGTGGTGTGCGTACTGCTTTGTATAACTACCTTTTCGCTCGTCAACATGGCGGCAAACTTATCTTCCGTATTGAAGACACAGACTCTAATCGTTTTGTCCCTGGGGCAGAGGAGTATATCCTCGACTCTTTTGATTGGTTAGGTATTAAGTTTGATGAGGGTGTAAGCTTTGGTGGCGAACATGGTCCTTATCGGCAGAGCGAACGTCGTGATATTTATAAAAAGTACGTCAATCAGCTTTTAGAAGCTGGTAAGGCATACATTGCTTTCGATACGCCAGAGGAGTTGGATGCGAAGCGTAAGGAAATTGAAAACTTCCAGTACGACGCGCATACTCGTCTACAGATGCGTAACTCTTTGACAATGTCAAAGGAGGAAGTTGAAAGTCTGATAGAAGATGGCCAACAATATGTAGTTCGTTTCAAGATAGAACCAGGTGAGGAAGTTCATATCAATGATATGATTCGTGGTGATGTTTGCATCAAGACAGATATCCTTGATGATAAAGTTCTGTTCAAGAGTGCAGACGAATTGCCAACTTATCACCTTGCAAACATCGTTGATGACCACTTGATGGAAATCTCTCACGTTATTCGTGGTGAGGAATGGTTGCCAAGTGCACCGTTACATGTATTGCTTTACCGTGCCTTTGGTTGGGAAGATAGCATGCCACGCTTTGCCCATCTGCCTTTGTTGTTGAAGCCAGAGGGTAAGGGTAAGCTCAGTAAGCGTGATGGTGACCGCCTTGGTTTCCCTGTGTTCCCATTGGAGTGGCACGACCCTAAGACTGGTGAAGTAAGTTCAGGCTATCGTGAGAGTGGCTATTTCCCAGAGGCAGTAGTCAACTTCTTGGCACTCTTGGGCTGGAACCCAGGTACGGAGCAGGAACTCTTCTCGCTTGAGGAACTTGTAAAAGCATTCGATATCACGAAGTGTTCAAAGAGTGGAGCTAAGTTCGACTATCAGAAGGGTATGTGGTTTAACCACGAATACATCCTCCGTAAGTCTGATGATGAGATAGCACAACTCTTCGCACCAATCGTAGCTAACAATGGTGTTGAGGCTACTATGGAGCAGGTGAAACAGGTTGTACATATGATGAAAGACCGTGTTAGCTTCGTTAAGGAACTTTGGGAACTTTGCTCTTTCTTCTTCATTGCACCAACAAGCTATGACGAGAAGACCGTTAAGAAACGTTGGAAGGAATATTCTGCACAGCAGATGAGCGAGCTTGCTGATGTCTTGGAGGGAATCGAAGACTTCAGTGTCGAAGGTCAGGAACCTATCGTTTTGAAATGGGTAGAGGACAAAGGCTATAAGCTTGGTGATATCATGAACGCATTCCGACTCACCCTTGTTGGTATTGGTAAGGGTCCTGGAATGTTCGATATATCTGCTTTCCTTGGCAAAGAGGAAACCTTGAAGCGTATGCACAAGGCTATTGAGGTGTTGGGATAA
- the trpS gene encoding tryptophan--tRNA ligase, whose product MGKIILTGDRPTGKLHLGHYVGSLRRRVELQNLGDYDKMFVFMADVQALTDNADNPEKIRQNIIEVALDYLSAGLSPEKCTLYIQSQIPEIAELTTFLMNLVSVSRVQRNPTVKTEIKMRNFEANIPMGFFAYPVSQAADIAAFKATTVPAGEDQEPMLELTRELVRRFNQIYAPVLVEPAIMLPENATARRLPGTDGKEKMSKSLGNCIYLSDDADTVWKKVKTMYTDPTHLNVSDPGHVEGNAVFTYLDAFSTDEDFAEFWPEFQNLDELKAAYTAGGIGDMKCKKLLNSVLNKMLDPIRARRHEYEQDILEIYNILKKGSLEARETAAQTMDEVRAAMQINYFEDTDLIQSQAERFRQK is encoded by the coding sequence ATGGGAAAGATTATTTTAACAGGTGACCGCCCTACAGGTAAACTTCACTTGGGTCACTACGTGGGTTCTCTCCGCCGTCGTGTGGAACTTCAGAACCTCGGAGACTACGATAAGATGTTTGTCTTTATGGCAGACGTACAGGCGTTGACAGATAATGCTGACAACCCAGAGAAGATTCGACAGAATATTATTGAGGTAGCTTTAGATTATCTCTCTGCTGGCTTGAGTCCAGAGAAATGTACACTCTACATACAGAGTCAGATTCCTGAAATAGCCGAACTGACCACTTTCTTGATGAATCTTGTCAGCGTAAGCCGTGTTCAGCGTAACCCAACGGTGAAGACTGAGATTAAGATGCGCAACTTTGAAGCTAACATTCCAATGGGCTTCTTTGCTTATCCTGTTTCTCAGGCTGCTGATATTGCAGCTTTCAAGGCCACTACTGTCCCTGCAGGTGAGGATCAAGAGCCTATGTTGGAGTTGACACGTGAACTCGTACGTCGCTTCAATCAGATTTATGCACCAGTACTCGTTGAGCCTGCTATTATGTTGCCAGAGAATGCTACAGCACGTCGTCTGCCTGGTACAGATGGTAAGGAGAAGATGAGTAAGAGTCTTGGTAACTGTATCTATCTCTCTGACGATGCTGATACCGTATGGAAGAAGGTGAAGACAATGTACACTGATCCAACTCACTTGAATGTGTCTGACCCAGGTCATGTTGAGGGAAATGCTGTGTTTACTTACCTTGATGCTTTTTCAACAGATGAGGACTTCGCTGAGTTCTGGCCAGAGTTCCAGAACCTTGATGAGCTGAAAGCGGCTTATACAGCTGGTGGTATCGGTGATATGAAGTGTAAGAAGTTGCTCAATAGTGTCTTGAACAAGATGTTGGATCCAATCCGTGCGCGCCGTCATGAGTACGAACAGGATATTCTAGAGATTTATAATATCCTCAAGAAAGGCTCATTGGAAGCACGTGAGACAGCAGCCCAGACAATGGATGAGGTACGTGCAGCTATGCAGATTAACTATTTCGAGGATACCGATTTGATTCAGAGTCAGGCTGAGCGATTCAGACAGAAGTAA
- a CDS encoding HD family phosphohydrolase, with product MIRFKNISNPYWRNMVSRVALIIVAVVLIVLFLPRTQGKLFHYDEGKPWMYGQLIAKFDFPIFKTDAALKVEKDSITKHFQPYYNINQTVEQKKIEQFKQAYKDGIPGLSKDYVDAIAHRLHEIYEAGVIDPQQYSTLAKDSNHYIRVVTGKQAVSVPINKTYSTLGAYEQLFMDPLLGPKRSVLQQCNLNDYIEANLVYDKDRSETEMNDMLSLIPQASGMVLEGQRIIDRGDIVDAKTYRVLNSFEQAMEKRKATEDEITSTFIGQTIYVLIFICLFTLYLALFRKDYFNKPRSISLLYVMIVIYPILTSLMMEHNILSVYILPFSMAPIFFRVFMDSRTAFIGHMTMVLICAVAVKYQYEFIIVQFVAGLVAIYSLRELSKRSQIFLTALLVTIASAAVYLSLQLIQADDFSKLDRTMYYHFAVNGFFLLFTYPLMLVIEKTFGFVSTVTMFELSNTNNELLRRLSEVAPGTFQHSITVGNLATEIASRIGAKSQLVRTGALYHDIGKMLNPAFFTENQAGINPHDKLNDLESARIIISHVTEGLKLAEKYNLPREIKEFITTHHGAGLAKYFYIHYKNEHPDEEVNEDLFRYPGPNPFTREQAILMMSDTVEAASRSLQEYTEESISGLVNRLIDGQVADGNFTDCPITFRDITAAKAVLIERLKAMYHTRIQYPQLKA from the coding sequence ATGATAAGATTCAAAAACATAAGCAACCCCTATTGGCGGAATATGGTCTCAAGAGTAGCCTTGATTATCGTTGCCGTCGTTTTAATAGTGCTATTTTTACCCCGTACACAAGGTAAACTTTTCCATTATGACGAAGGGAAACCATGGATGTACGGACAGTTGATTGCTAAGTTCGACTTCCCTATCTTTAAGACTGATGCTGCGTTGAAGGTTGAGAAAGACTCTATCACAAAGCATTTCCAGCCTTATTACAACATTAACCAAACGGTTGAACAGAAGAAGATTGAACAGTTTAAGCAGGCATACAAGGATGGTATACCAGGCTTATCAAAAGACTATGTCGATGCGATTGCCCACCGGCTACACGAAATCTATGAGGCTGGAGTCATTGATCCACAACAATACTCTACACTTGCCAAGGACAGTAACCATTACATCCGTGTCGTAACTGGTAAGCAAGCAGTGAGTGTACCTATTAATAAAACCTACTCTACCCTTGGTGCCTATGAGCAGCTTTTCATGGACCCTTTGTTAGGTCCGAAGCGTTCCGTACTTCAGCAATGTAATCTTAACGACTACATAGAGGCAAACCTTGTCTATGACAAAGACCGTAGCGAGACGGAGATGAACGACATGCTAAGTCTTATTCCGCAGGCTTCAGGCATGGTTTTGGAGGGACAACGCATCATCGACCGTGGTGACATTGTCGATGCAAAGACCTATCGTGTGCTTAATTCCTTTGAACAAGCAATGGAGAAGCGCAAGGCTACTGAAGACGAGATAACATCTACCTTCATCGGGCAGACCATCTACGTCCTAATCTTCATTTGCCTTTTTACACTCTACTTGGCACTTTTCAGAAAAGATTATTTTAATAAACCACGTTCCATCTCACTACTTTATGTGATGATAGTCATCTATCCTATCCTCACATCCTTAATGATGGAGCATAACATTCTGAGTGTGTATATCCTTCCATTCAGTATGGCTCCGATATTCTTCCGTGTGTTTATGGACTCACGAACAGCCTTCATAGGACACATGACAATGGTACTTATCTGTGCGGTGGCTGTCAAATATCAATACGAATTCATTATCGTACAGTTTGTTGCTGGCCTCGTGGCGATTTATTCTTTGCGCGAATTATCAAAGAGAAGTCAAATCTTCCTTACCGCACTCCTTGTCACAATTGCCTCAGCAGCAGTGTACTTATCACTCCAACTCATACAAGCGGACGATTTTTCGAAGCTTGATCGCACTATGTATTACCACTTTGCTGTCAATGGTTTCTTCCTTCTCTTTACCTATCCACTGATGTTGGTCATCGAGAAGACTTTCGGCTTCGTGTCTACCGTAACAATGTTTGAGTTGTCAAACACAAACAATGAACTGCTACGCCGACTCAGTGAGGTTGCTCCTGGTACCTTCCAGCACTCTATCACGGTTGGTAATCTTGCCACAGAAATAGCCAGTAGAATCGGTGCAAAGAGCCAGTTGGTACGTACAGGTGCGCTCTATCATGACATTGGCAAGATGCTCAACCCTGCATTCTTTACCGAGAATCAGGCAGGCATCAACCCACATGACAAGCTAAACGACCTTGAGAGCGCACGTATCATCATCAGCCATGTGACGGAAGGTCTGAAACTTGCAGAAAAATACAACCTCCCACGTGAGATTAAGGAGTTTATTACCACCCATCATGGTGCTGGACTTGCTAAGTATTTCTACATACACTACAAGAATGAACATCCAGATGAGGAGGTCAACGAAGACTTGTTCCGTTACCCTGGACCAAATCCTTTCACACGTGAGCAGGCTATTCTTATGATGAGTGATACCGTTGAGGCTGCTTCACGCTCTCTACAGGAATACACCGAAGAGAGTATCAGTGGATTAGTAAACCGACTCATTGATGGTCAAGTTGCTGATGGAAACTTCACGGATTGTCCTATCACATTCCGTGACATCACCGCTGCTAAGGCTGTACTTATCGAACGTCTGAAAGCGATGTATCATACTCGTATTCAGTACCCACAGTTGAAAGCATAG
- a CDS encoding IS5 family transposase: MYKVLDKDTIKNEILPHLSVAKRGYICQSCLSEVIQCILYKLKTGCQWYMLPVSSFFTAKVLHYKTVYGHFRKWCKKGEWQKVWTILLGRYKSFLDMSSIDLDGSHTTALRGGDCQSYQGRKKSKTTNAIYVTDRQGIPLALSTLVAGSHNDLYNISEVVKEVFSQLTKSDISTDGLFLNADAGFDTKEFRHMCLRMGVFANVAFNYRAGGGQDCYLFDDILYKERYSIERTNAWLDSYRSLLNRFDVTLTSWQAWNYIAFIVILMKKVKKKQKSR, translated from the coding sequence ATGTACAAAGTACTGGACAAAGATACAATAAAAAATGAAATTCTACCTCATTTATCAGTAGCAAAACGTGGATATATTTGCCAAAGCTGCCTGTCCGAGGTAATTCAATGCATTCTTTATAAGCTTAAGACTGGTTGCCAATGGTATATGCTTCCAGTTTCATCGTTCTTCACAGCAAAGGTTCTTCATTACAAAACCGTATACGGACATTTTCGCAAATGGTGTAAGAAAGGAGAATGGCAAAAAGTGTGGACAATACTTCTAGGCCGTTATAAATCTTTCTTGGATATGTCAAGTATAGATTTGGATGGCAGCCATACAACAGCATTACGTGGTGGGGATTGTCAGAGCTATCAGGGACGCAAGAAGAGCAAGACTACAAATGCTATTTATGTAACTGACCGTCAGGGAATACCACTCGCCCTATCCACTCTAGTTGCAGGTTCTCACAATGATTTGTACAATATTTCAGAAGTGGTTAAAGAAGTATTCTCACAACTCACAAAGTCTGATATTTCTACTGATGGATTATTTCTCAATGCTGATGCGGGATTCGATACAAAAGAGTTTAGACACATGTGCCTAAGAATGGGTGTGTTTGCAAATGTAGCATTTAATTATAGAGCAGGGGGTGGGCAAGATTGCTATTTGTTTGACGATATACTGTATAAAGAAAGGTACAGCATAGAAAGAACAAATGCGTGGTTGGATTCATACAGAAGTCTGTTGAACAGATTTGATGTTACTTTGACCAGT
- the priA gene encoding replication restart helicase PriA translates to MTYANIILPLPLEGYFTYGVPDALASRVTAGVRVSVPLGKSKIYVGIVAEYPVNIPNPSENDAAGGKKITYKNIIDVLDNTPVLLPQQLKLWHWISDYYMSLIGDVYKAALPSGLKEEYGYRPRTELYIRLADNLRHERTLSLMIDSMKRAAKQVEVLMAYLQLAGVDEMAEITSETVLREVTREELMNVTHASVGVIRALQDRKILVTYEKEVGRLNSGKPSHPENIKPLNEAQTEAYNQILLQMMSHRVTLLHGVTSSGKTEIYIHLIQKALNEHKQVLYLLPEIALTVQITERLKAVFGDRLGIYHSKYSDAERVEIWHKQLSNSPYDVILGARSAIFLPFHRLGLVIIDEEHEQSFKQQDPAPRYHARSAAIVLAQMYPNAKTLLGTATPSMESYYNAKQGKYGLVELTRRYKDIQLPEIEIVDIKDLYRRKMMTGPFSPRLLSAVREALGRGEQAILFQNRRGFAPMVECRQCGWVPKCPNCDVSLTYHKNMNYLSCHYCGYTMKVPDVCPCCKSEDIRGRGYGTEKVEDEIRYIFPEARIARMDLDTTRTRNAYERLINDFSTGKSNLLIGTQMISKGLDFDKVSVVGILNADSMLNYPDFRAYEQAFMMMSQVSGRAGRKGRQGLVILQTKSPELPVIQQVVRNDYQSFYSDLLTERLEFHYPPFYRLVYVYLKHRDENTVNSAGLELGSRLREIFSDRVLGPDKPAVARVKTLNIRKIMLKLENGIDYSRVRQYLRGALEAMLKDKRYGALQVYYDVDPL, encoded by the coding sequence ATGACTTACGCTAATATTATTCTCCCCCTTCCTCTTGAAGGCTATTTTACGTATGGTGTACCCGATGCATTGGCATCTCGGGTGACAGCTGGTGTACGTGTGTCTGTGCCTTTGGGAAAGAGTAAGATCTATGTGGGCATTGTTGCGGAATATCCTGTAAATATACCGAATCCATCGGAGAATGATGCTGCAGGCGGAAAGAAGATTACCTATAAGAATATCATAGATGTATTGGATAACACTCCTGTACTTCTCCCACAACAACTGAAACTTTGGCATTGGATATCCGATTACTATATGTCGCTAATTGGGGATGTCTATAAGGCTGCATTGCCATCGGGACTGAAAGAGGAATACGGTTATCGACCACGAACAGAACTTTATATCCGATTAGCTGACAACTTACGCCATGAAAGGACGCTCTCACTTATGATTGATTCTATGAAGCGTGCAGCGAAACAAGTGGAAGTTCTTATGGCTTATTTACAATTGGCTGGTGTCGATGAAATGGCGGAAATCACATCAGAAACAGTGCTGCGAGAGGTAACAAGGGAAGAGTTGATGAACGTTACTCATGCTTCAGTTGGTGTTATTCGTGCTTTACAGGATAGGAAAATATTGGTTACCTATGAGAAGGAGGTCGGTAGATTGAACAGTGGGAAACCATCACATCCAGAGAATATTAAACCTCTGAACGAAGCACAGACTGAGGCTTACAATCAGATTCTCTTGCAAATGATGTCTCATCGTGTGACACTACTACATGGAGTGACCTCTTCTGGAAAGACGGAAATATACATCCATCTCATTCAGAAAGCACTCAATGAACATAAGCAGGTGTTGTATCTCTTGCCTGAGATTGCTCTAACGGTTCAGATTACAGAGCGTTTGAAGGCTGTTTTTGGCGATCGATTGGGAATTTATCATAGTAAGTATAGCGATGCGGAGCGTGTGGAGATATGGCATAAGCAGTTGTCTAATTCGCCATACGATGTAATTTTAGGTGCAAGAAGTGCTATTTTTCTCCCATTTCATCGATTAGGTCTTGTTATTATAGATGAAGAACATGAGCAGAGTTTTAAGCAACAAGACCCTGCTCCTCGTTATCATGCTCGCTCAGCAGCAATTGTGTTGGCACAGATGTATCCTAATGCAAAGACACTTTTGGGAACAGCTACGCCCTCAATGGAAAGCTATTACAATGCAAAACAAGGCAAGTATGGACTTGTTGAGCTGACACGTCGTTATAAAGATATTCAACTTCCCGAAATAGAGATTGTTGATATAAAGGATCTTTATCGTCGAAAGATGATGACAGGTCCCTTCTCTCCGCGTCTTCTCTCTGCTGTCCGTGAGGCTTTAGGGCGTGGCGAACAAGCAATATTGTTCCAGAATCGACGTGGCTTTGCACCGATGGTGGAGTGTAGACAGTGCGGATGGGTTCCAAAGTGTCCAAACTGTGATGTTTCGTTGACGTATCATAAGAACATGAACTACCTCTCTTGCCACTATTGTGGTTATACGATGAAGGTGCCAGATGTTTGCCCTTGTTGTAAAAGTGAGGATATCCGTGGTCGTGGGTATGGAACGGAGAAGGTCGAAGATGAAATCCGTTATATCTTCCCTGAGGCTCGTATTGCGCGTATGGACCTTGATACAACCCGCACACGTAATGCTTATGAACGTTTGATTAATGACTTTTCTACGGGGAAGAGCAATCTTCTGATTGGTACGCAGATGATTTCAAAGGGTCTCGACTTTGATAAGGTTTCGGTCGTGGGAATCCTCAATGCAGACTCAATGTTGAATTATCCGGACTTTCGTGCATACGAGCAAGCGTTTATGATGATGAGTCAAGTGAGTGGACGAGCAGGCAGAAAGGGTAGGCAGGGTTTGGTAATTCTGCAGACAAAGAGTCCAGAGTTGCCTGTTATTCAGCAGGTGGTGCGTAATGATTATCAGTCATTTTATTCCGACTTACTTACCGAGAGGTTGGAATTTCATTATCCTCCATTCTATCGACTTGTCTATGTCTATTTGAAGCATAGGGATGAAAACACGGTAAATTCAGCAGGTTTGGAATTAGGAAGTAGGCTCCGTGAAATCTTCAGTGACCGTGTGTTAGGTCCTGACAAACCTGCTGTAGCTCGAGTGAAGACCTTAAACATTAGAAAGATTATGCTAAAGTTGGAGAATGGTATTGACTATTCTCGTGTTCGCCAGTATCTTCGTGGAGCCTTAGAAGCCATGTTGAAGGATAAGAGATATGGTGCTCTTCAAGTGTATTATGATGTTGATCCACTTTAG
- a CDS encoding porin family protein, whose amino-acid sequence MKKNISLGFLVLSFLISVPVHADEPLKFGVKAGLNVSDFYFDSEVFDKSNQIGWFFGPTVKFTLPVVGLGMDASVLYDYRAAKLDYATMTQTVKQQQIAIPVNARYSVGLGSVASIFFFGGPQIAFNIGEKEYQWNMKSTYALKNSNFSVNLGFGVTAFKNLQVSANYNIACGKTGHATWKTATDAATSVFNKKGSRNNSWQVGIAYFF is encoded by the coding sequence ATGAAAAAAAATATTTCATTGGGTTTCTTAGTCCTATCATTTCTTATTTCTGTTCCAGTCCATGCTGATGAACCATTAAAGTTTGGTGTAAAGGCAGGACTGAATGTGAGTGATTTTTACTTTGATAGTGAAGTGTTTGATAAATCTAATCAGATAGGTTGGTTCTTTGGTCCTACTGTGAAGTTTACCTTACCAGTAGTAGGTTTAGGTATGGATGCTTCTGTTCTCTATGACTATCGTGCAGCCAAACTTGATTATGCTACTATGACGCAGACCGTAAAACAACAGCAGATAGCGATTCCTGTGAATGCTCGCTATTCTGTTGGATTAGGTAGTGTGGCAAGCATTTTCTTCTTTGGTGGTCCTCAGATTGCATTTAATATTGGTGAAAAGGAGTATCAGTGGAACATGAAGAGTACCTATGCATTGAAGAATAGTAACTTCAGTGTCAACCTTGGTTTCGGTGTAACGGCATTTAAAAATTTGCAAGTTAGTGCTAACTATAATATAGCTTGTGGTAAGACTGGGCATGCAACCTGGAAAACTGCTACTGATGCAGCGACGTCTGTCTTTAATAAGAAGGGTAGTCGTAATAACTCATGGCAAGTGGGTATAGCCTATTTCTTCTAA
- a CDS encoding 3-deoxy-D-manno-octulosonic acid transferase has translation MYNIIMYAIQFGIAVGSLFNEKLRKMWRGEQEAVRILREKVEPDAQYVWFHAASLGEFEQGRPLIEQIRKDYPQYKILLTFFSPSGYEVRKNYEGADIITYLPIDTVGNARRFLRAVRPLMAFFIKYEFWYNYLHILQYRDIPVYSVSSIFRPDQIFFKWYGRGYGRVLKCFSRFFVQNEESKELLNKIGISDAVVVGDTRFDRVLQIKEASKKLPLVEKFVNGNATDRKKVFVAGSSWQPDEEIFLKYFNENKDWKLIIAPHVIGEDHLKTILSLIKDKKVVRYTQATEENVVDADVLIIDCFGLLSSIYHYGDVAYVGGGFGVGIHNVLEAAVWDMPVLFGPNNKHFAEAQGLLRDGGGFEVFDFESFSLLMNHFAEDEEYRSACGSLAGTYVESLAGATNKVLSNVKL, from the coding sequence ATGTATAATATAATAATGTATGCCATCCAGTTTGGTATCGCTGTGGGTAGTCTTTTCAATGAAAAGCTACGCAAGATGTGGCGAGGAGAACAGGAGGCTGTGCGGATTTTACGTGAGAAAGTGGAGCCAGACGCTCAATACGTTTGGTTTCATGCTGCTTCATTGGGCGAGTTTGAACAGGGTCGCCCTTTGATAGAGCAGATACGAAAAGACTATCCGCAATATAAGATTCTGCTTACTTTCTTTTCTCCTTCTGGTTATGAGGTGAGAAAGAATTATGAGGGAGCAGACATCATTACCTACCTTCCTATAGATACGGTGGGTAATGCACGCAGATTCCTACGTGCAGTTCGTCCTCTTATGGCGTTCTTTATCAAGTATGAATTCTGGTATAATTACCTGCATATCCTGCAGTATCGTGATATACCAGTCTATAGCGTGTCAAGCATTTTCCGTCCAGATCAAATCTTCTTTAAGTGGTATGGTCGTGGTTATGGTCGTGTTTTAAAGTGCTTTAGCCGTTTCTTTGTTCAGAATGAGGAGAGCAAGGAACTCTTGAATAAGATAGGAATCTCTGACGCTGTTGTTGTGGGTGATACTCGCTTCGACCGTGTTTTGCAAATCAAGGAGGCAAGCAAGAAATTGCCTTTGGTGGAGAAGTTCGTCAATGGGAATGCTACTGATAGAAAGAAAGTCTTTGTGGCAGGATCATCATGGCAGCCTGATGAGGAAATCTTCCTTAAGTACTTTAATGAGAATAAGGACTGGAAACTCATCATTGCACCGCACGTTATCGGAGAAGATCATCTAAAGACTATCCTCTCACTGATAAAGGATAAGAAGGTAGTACGCTATACACAGGCAACAGAAGAGAATGTTGTTGATGCCGATGTGTTGATTATCGACTGTTTTGGTTTGCTGTCATCGATTTATCATTATGGTGATGTTGCCTACGTAGGTGGTGGTTTTGGAGTAGGAATCCACAATGTTCTCGAGGCTGCTGTGTGGGATATGCCGGTTCTCTTTGGTCCTAACAACAAGCATTTCGCTGAAGCACAAGGACTCTTGCGTGATGGTGGTGGCTTTGAAGTTTTCGACTTTGAAAGTTTTAGTTTGTTGATGAATCACTTTGCCGAAGACGAAGAATATCGCTCTGCTTGTGGTTCTTTGGCAGGTACTTATGTCGAGAGTTTGGCAGGTGCTACTAATAAAGTTCTAAGCAACGTAAAGTTATGA